In Tenuifilum sp. 4138str, a single genomic region encodes these proteins:
- a CDS encoding thymidine kinase codes for MPFLENPVSGKRKGYIEVIAGSMFSGKTEELIRRLKRAKYAKQRVEIFKPMIDTRYSEQEVVSHDANSILSTPVSSSGNILILAQNVDVVGIDEAQFFDMNLPNVCSQLADMGIRVIVAGLDMDFRGKPFGPMPNLLAIAEYVTKVHAICVKCGDLAQYSHRKTDADKLVLLGETDIYEPLCRLCYNEVTRKGGK; via the coding sequence ATGCCTTTTCTTGAAAACCCCGTTAGTGGGAAACGTAAGGGATATATCGAGGTTATTGCCGGCTCAATGTTTTCGGGCAAAACCGAAGAACTGATTCGTAGGCTCAAGCGAGCCAAGTATGCCAAACAGAGGGTCGAGATTTTCAAGCCCATGATTGACACCCGATACTCTGAGCAGGAGGTTGTTTCGCACGATGCCAATTCAATACTTTCTACCCCGGTTTCATCGTCGGGGAACATTCTTATTCTGGCACAGAATGTCGATGTGGTGGGAATAGATGAGGCGCAGTTTTTTGATATGAATCTACCCAATGTTTGTAGCCAGCTTGCCGATATGGGGATAAGGGTGATTGTGGCTGGGCTCGACATGGATTTTCGCGGTAAACCTTTTGGCCCAATGCCAAACCTTTTGGCCATTGCCGAGTATGTTACTAAAGTACATGCCATTTGTGTTAAGTGTGGCGACCTTGCCCAATACTCACACCGTAAAACCGATGCCGACAAGTTGGTTCTACTGGGCGAGACCGACATCTATGAGCCGCTATGTAGACTTTGTTACAACGAGGTAACCCGTAAGGGTGGAAAGTAG